AGAAATAGTGCGATGAAACAAGGTGCCTTTGAAGCTGCCGTCTTCTACATAGCGCAAAAAGTTGGCAACGGTTTTAGGCGCTGCTTCAGCCTTTAGTTCCATTTCAAATTCACCTTGATTGGTGATGAATTTTAAGGTTTGTGCGCTAGCGCTAAGGCTTAAGCCGGATAAAACAAACGCAACTAAAGTGCTGCGAATAAGGCCCAGGTTCATAATTGATACTCCAATACTTCAATAAGTTGCGGGTCGTTGGCGATTTGCGTCAGTAATTCAGACAGCTGTGAGCTCATGGCTTCACTTTGCTTAGTTACATTGACGGAAAACGCGCCTTCGTTAGTGTGGGTAGAGCGAAACTGTTTGGTTAAGGTTTTGTGAGGGGTATCGATGGTTACTTTTAAGCGCATGGTTGAGCTGGCGGCATGTTTAACGCTGCTTTCTTCTACCTTATTAGCAAGCTCTAGTATATCGATAGTAATAAGATTAGGTGAGTCTGGTACAAAACCAATACCTTGTTGTTGCCAGGCCGCAGATAACTGTTGCTCGATGTTTTGGCGCAAGTTGCTGCTGCTTGAGATGAGCTGGGCTTGTTCTTCACCCTCTTGGTGAATGCTAATTAAAAAGCGGTTGCTGCGTAAATCTTGAGATTTTATTGCTGCAATTATTGAGTGTTGAGCCGGATCATTCACTTCAATGCTTGGGTTTAATGCTACCTGTTCTGGTTGGCTGCTACAGGCGCTAAGCCCTAATACGCCGCCTATGAGCAAAGCGGGCAATAAAAACTGAGTTTTCAAGTTGTTCACCTTAATGAGTGGATTAACGCTTAGTGCAGCTCAGAATAACAAATTTGCTATTACTCGCCAGTAACTTATAACCGCCAAAGTAAGATTTTAACAGTGGGTGGTAGCCCAAGTGTCGATTGGCAACAACGATCAAGCGACCGTTACTGCGCAAACAACGCTTAGCATCACCAAACATTTGCTGCGCAATATGGCTAGAAATGGTGTTTTGTTGATGAAAGGGTGGATTACACAATACTAAGTCGGCACTGTCATCGGCTTGGTGCTGTAAGGCATTGTCATGATTGAAGCTGCAGTCGTTGATACGCTCGGGAAAGTTAAGCGCCACATTGTTTTTAGCCGACGCCAGCGCCATTGCTGACTCGTCACAAAAAGAGACCTGAGCGTTGGGGTAGTGTTTGAGCGCTTGCAAGCCTAGCAAACCATTACCACAACCTAAATCGATAACCTGATTAAAATCACCTTGCGGGAAGTTGTCTAACAAAAAGCGACTGCCAATATCTAACTTGCCAAAACAAAACACATTGGCGTGGTCGTTCAAGCTAAATTGGTGCTCAGCCACCTTCCATTGCTTAGGATAAGGATTAGCCGAGTGAATACCTTGATAGTGACCAAACAGCAGCCGCGCTTTTTTCTTTGCTAATGAGGTTGTGACTTTGCCAAGGTGTTTTTCAAACAAGGAGAATACCGACTTAGGCAAGTTCTTTAGCATGACTCCGCAAGCAAACAGGCTGTCTGCCAATAGTATCTGCTGCAATGCTATCAGTTGATATTCCAAATAGTTGAGGCTTTTGGGCTGGCGCATTAACACCAACTCACAGGCGGGAAGGCTAACGGTGCTGCTTAGTTGCTGGAGCCGCTCATTAGCATGAAGATTATTCGCTTGTAGGTTCTCTGCTAAGGCTTGCTGTGCAATAAAGGAATCGCTGAGCCAATGTATTTGGCTATTGGCAAATTGGGGATGAGCTAATAGTGCACATGCCAAGGCGCCAAATTCATCATTCATGATGAGTATTTGCTGAGGCACGCTAGTTTGCTCAAAGGCAAAGTTGAGCATTAATTCGTCAGCTGCATTCCATGCTTGTAGTTCGCTAGCCGCTTGTTTTGGGTAGCGCGATAAGCTCAATTGGAGCGAGTTAATTTGCAATTCATGACTCATATTGGATTTGTACGCTGCAGGCCTTGATTAGTGGCTGCAGTGTATCTAAGTTGGGGGCTAAACTAAAGCAACACCCATATGGAAATAGGCTGTCGTACGTGGTGCTAGCAGAAGATATTAAACTAGAAGACATTGTTCATCATCAGCGTTGGTTAAAAGCCGAATCTGCAGAGGCGCTCTATCAGCAATCGCTTAGTGGTTTACCGTGGCAACAACATACCATCAAACTATTTGGCAAAACTTGCCTTGAGCCACGACTATCCTTGTGGATTGGCGATGCCAATACCGCCTATCGCTATTCCGGTGAGTGGCGTAAACCAATGGCGTGGCCAAGTTTCTTGATACCCTTAAAGCTGGCAGTGCAGCAGAAAAGTGGTCATCAGTTTAATAGTGTATTGCTCAACTACTATCGAGATGGACACGATTACATGGGCTGGCACAGCGATAACGAAAAACAATTGGGTAAACACCCGATTATTGCTTCGTTAAGTTTGGGGCATGCTCGACGTTTTTTATTTCGTAATAAATCCAAAGACCAACAACATGAGTATTTATTAGGGCATGGTGATTTACTGGTTATGAATGGCTTATGCCAAGATCAGTGGCAGCATAGATTGCCGAAAGCATTACGGGTAAAACAGCCGAGGATCAATTTTACTTTTCGTTATACAATGCCAAATGACTAATCTCTACAGGAAGCAAAGATGCGGGTTGAAACACTAATCACTAATAAATTGCAGCAACATTTTGCGCCAGTGCATTTAGAAGTGGTGAATGAGAGTAATATGCATAACGTGCCTGCAGGCTCTGAAAGCCACTTTAAAGTGACCATTGTAAGCGAAGCATTTGAAGGAAAGCGTCTGCTCCAACGCCATCGTGCGGTAAATCAGTTGTTGGCAGAAGAGCTGCAAAATGAGATTCACGCCTTGGCGATGCATACTCTCACTCCTGCGCAATGGGCAGAGCAACAACAAGTACCTGATTCTCCGCAGTGTCGTGGCGGACAATAGTTAAAACACTGCATCAAATAAGGATTGTTTAATGCGGGCATATATAAAAGTAGCGCTATTCGCGCTGCTGTTAAATGGTTGCTTTGACCGCACTGCTAAGCAAGGTGAGTCTCAGCCTGTAGAGCATACATGGACTTTAGTGACCTCGTGGCCAAAGCATCTACCAGGTTTGGGTTCTACACCTGAGCGCTTTGCTGAAGAAGTTGCCGCTATGAGTAATGGCCGTATGCAAGTAAATGTATATGGTGCTGGAGAACTTTATCAGGCTTTAGAAGTATTTGAGGTAGTCTCTGAAGGTAAGGCTGAGATGGGCCATAGTGCGGCTTATTATTGGCAAGACCAGCTTCCAGCTGCTGCTTTTTTCAGTTCAGTCCCCTTTGGTATGCGAGCTAAAGAGCTTAACGCATGGCTCTACCTTGGTGGTGGTTTAGAGCTTTGGCGTGAACTATATGCGCCGTATAACTTAATTCCATTTCCTGGTGGCAATACCGACGCGCAAATGGGTGGCTGGTACAACAAAAAAATCACTAAAATTGCGGATTTTAAAGACTTAAAAATGCGCTTGCCTGGCTTAGGCGGGCGAGTACTTGAACTGGCCGGCGGACAGCCGACAAATTTACCCGCTGGGCAGCTTTATACTGCTTTGCAGTCTGGTGAGTTAGATGCGGTTGAGTGGGTGGGACCATACAATGACCTTGCGTTTGGCTTTCATAAGGTAGCACCTTACTACTATTACCCCGGCTGGCACGAGCCCAGTACCACCTTAGAATTTGTGATAAACCAAGAGGCTTTTTCCGCCTTGCCTGCTGATTTACAA
The Agarivorans aestuarii DNA segment above includes these coding regions:
- a CDS encoding alpha-ketoglutarate-dependent dioxygenase AlkB family protein; this translates as MVLAEDIKLEDIVHHQRWLKAESAEALYQQSLSGLPWQQHTIKLFGKTCLEPRLSLWIGDANTAYRYSGEWRKPMAWPSFLIPLKLAVQQKSGHQFNSVLLNYYRDGHDYMGWHSDNEKQLGKHPIIASLSLGHARRFLFRNKSKDQQHEYLLGHGDLLVMNGLCQDQWQHRLPKALRVKQPRINFTFRYTMPND
- a CDS encoding BolA family protein; protein product: MRVETLITNKLQQHFAPVHLEVVNESNMHNVPAGSESHFKVTIVSEAFEGKRLLQRHRAVNQLLAEELQNEIHALAMHTLTPAQWAEQQQVPDSPQCRGGQ
- a CDS encoding YajG family lipoprotein encodes the protein MKTQFLLPALLIGGVLGLSACSSQPEQVALNPSIEVNDPAQHSIIAAIKSQDLRSNRFLISIHQEGEEQAQLISSSSNLRQNIEQQLSAAWQQQGIGFVPDSPNLITIDILELANKVEESSVKHAASSTMRLKVTIDTPHKTLTKQFRSTHTNEGAFSVNVTKQSEAMSSQLSELLTQIANDPQLIEVLEYQL
- a CDS encoding TRAP transporter substrate-binding protein; translated protein: MRAYIKVALFALLLNGCFDRTAKQGESQPVEHTWTLVTSWPKHLPGLGSTPERFAEEVAAMSNGRMQVNVYGAGELYQALEVFEVVSEGKAEMGHSAAYYWQDQLPAAAFFSSVPFGMRAKELNAWLYLGGGLELWRELYAPYNLIPFPGGNTDAQMGGWYNKKITKIADFKDLKMRLPGLGGRVLELAGGQPTNLPAGQLYTALQSGELDAVEWVGPYNDLAFGFHKVAPYYYYPGWHEPSTTLEFVINQEAFSALPADLQRIVENATKVVNQETLNEYVVYNIEALNVLANEHGVEVIAYPDDVLASLKGYSVEVIQELAQQDRFFEKVLNSYQRFQFGVLKYNQVELVPTTLE
- a CDS encoding methyltransferase → MSHELQINSLQLSLSRYPKQAASELQAWNAADELMLNFAFEQTSVPQQILIMNDEFGALACALLAHPQFANSQIHWLSDSFIAQQALAENLQANNLHANERLQQLSSTVSLPACELVLMRQPKSLNYLEYQLIALQQILLADSLFACGVMLKNLPKSVFSLFEKHLGKVTTSLAKKKARLLFGHYQGIHSANPYPKQWKVAEHQFSLNDHANVFCFGKLDIGSRFLLDNFPQGDFNQVIDLGCGNGLLGLQALKHYPNAQVSFCDESAMALASAKNNVALNFPERINDCSFNHDNALQHQADDSADLVLCNPPFHQQNTISSHIAQQMFGDAKRCLRSNGRLIVVANRHLGYHPLLKSYFGGYKLLASNSKFVILSCTKR